One segment of Brassica napus cultivar Da-Ae chromosome C3, Da-Ae, whole genome shotgun sequence DNA contains the following:
- the LOC106379510 gene encoding cysteine-rich receptor-like protein kinase 40 isoform X2 yields the protein MGKFPGLTIILASSLLFFLQTLEVVNGAKCYGSLASNSSYAQNRRDLFSTLTNKVLTNGGFYNASLGQYPNRVYALGLCARGFKPKACLSCLQGLTLETQKDCPNIMDSFIWGSDDEDRVSCLVRSSNHSFGNLELSPPVTGISPDHIEPSINMTLFMQQWEYTVNNTLVAATKANTSSVHKYYSAVKAEFTAFPNVYMLTQCTPDITSQDCKQCLVACLKYFREQFRGRTGGMVSLPSCFFRWDLFSFHGVFDNVTRFSALPRPQLQEKGSSIPNKKGRSMHWGIITIIVVFTFFNLVVFIGFYKVKSWTRKLNNGTNGKCTLFLAPVKLYNDLFLFTIVGCAEYSDSDGQLMLRFNLDMILLATADFLPENKLGQGGFGTVYKGTLLNGKEIAVKRLARGSEGDIEFRNEVLLLTRLQHKNLVKLLGFCNEGDEEILVYEFVSHSSLDRFIFDEEKRSLLTWEVRFKIIEGIARGLVYLHEDSQLKIIHRDLKTSNILLDAEMNPKVADFGTARLFETDETQAETKRIAGTRGYMAPEYLNHGQISAKSDVFSFGVVLLEMISGQRNNSFEGEGIALFAWKRWAEGRPEVIIDPLLVKNSSVEIIKLIQTGLLCVQENATNRPTMSSVMVWLGSETITIPLPKAPAFTESHSQSEEGAMSMSNVFTELSSR from the exons atggGAAAATTCCCAGGTTTGACGATCATCCtcgcttcttctcttctctttttccttcaaaCCCTCGAAGTTGTTAATGGCGCCAAGTGTTACGGAAGCTTAGCCAGCAACAGCAGCTACGCTCAGAATCGCCGCGATCTCTTCTCTACTCTTACTAATAAAGTCCTCACTAACGGCGGATTCTACAACGCTTCACTCGGCCAATATCCCAACAGAGTCTATGCTCTTGGCCTCTGCGCAAGAGGCTTCAAGCCAAAAGCTTGTCTCAGTTGTCTCCAAGGATTGACCCTGGAAACACAAAAGGATTGTCCAAACATCATGGACTCGTTCATTTGGGGCAGTGACGATGAAGACCGTGTTTCTTGTCTTGTTCGTTCGTCAAACCACTCTTTTGGGAACCTCGAGCTTAGTCCTCCTGTTACAGGGATAAGTCCAGATCATATCGAGCCATCTATAAACATGACCCTTTTCATGCAACAGTGGGAGTACACGGTTAATAACACCCTCGTGGCTGCCACAAAAGCTAACACTTCCTCTGTACATAAGTACTACAGTGCCGTAAAAGCCGAGTTCACAGCGTTTCCGAATGTTTACATGCTGACGCAATGCACGCCAGACATAACTTCCCAAGATTGCAAGCAATGTTTGGTAGCTTGTCTTAAATACTTTAGAGAACAGTTTCGGGGCAGAACAGGGGGCATGGTTAGTCTTCCGAGCTGTTTTTTCAGGTGGGATCTATTTTCTTTCCATGGTGTTTTTGATAATGTTACGAGATTTTCTGCACTTCCTAGACCTCAGCTTCAGGAAAAGGGGAGCTCTATACCAAATAAGAAAG GAAGAAGCATGCACTGGGGAATTATCACGATAATTGTGGTTTTTACTTTCTTTAATCTTGTGGTATTTATTGGTTTCTACAAAGTAAAGTCTTGGACGAGAAAATTAAACAACGGAACAAATGGTAAGTGCACCTTGTTTCTTGCTCCCGTCAAGCTTTATAATGACTTATTTCTTTTCACTATAGTTGGTTGTGCAGAATACTCTGATTCAGATGGTCAACTTATGTTACGGTTCAATCTTGATATGATCTTATTGGCAACGGCTGACTTTTTGCCTGAAAATAAGCTTGGGCAAGGTGGATTTGGAACTGTCTATAAG GGGACACTACTTAACGGGAAAGAGATAGCGGTGAAGAGATTAGCCAGAGGTTCAGAAGGAGATATAGAGTTTAGAAATGAGGTTTTACTCCTGACAAGACTCCAGCATAAGAATCTGGTTAAGCTGCTTGGTTTCTGTAatgaaggagatgaagagattCTTGTCTACGAGTTTGTCTCCCACTCAAGTCTTGACCGCTTTATCTTTG ATGAGGAAAAGCGTTCACTTCTTACGTGGGAAGTGaggtttaaaattatagaaggCATTGCTCGAGGTCTTGTTTATCTCCATGAAGATTCTCAGCTGAAGATTATTCACCGAGACTTGAAGACAAGCAACATCCTTTTAGATGCAGAGATGAATCCAAAAGTTGCAGATTTTGGGACAGCGAGGCTGTTTGAAACCGATGAAACTCAAGCTGAAACAAAACGAATAGCTGGAACTCG TGGATATATGGCTCCTGAATACCTGAATCATGGGCAAATATCAGCTAAATCTGATGTATTTAGCTTCGGTGTTGTGCTTCTAGAGATGATAAGTGGTCAAAGAAATAATAGCTTTGAAGGAGAAGGAATTGCacttttt GCATGGAAGAGATGGGCTGAAGGAAGGCCTGAGGTTATAATTGATCCTTTATTGGTGAAAAATTCTAGTGTCGAGATCATTAAGCTGATCCAGACTGGTTTGTTGTGTGTTCAAGAGAACGCAACAAATAGACCAACAATGAGCTCTGTAATGGTTTGGCTTGGCAGTGAGACCATCACCATTCCCTTGCCTAAGGCTCCTGCTTTCACAGAGAGTCATTCTCAATCTGAAGAAGGTGCAATGTCCATGAGCAATGTCTTCACAGAATTGAGTTCTCGTTGA
- the LOC106379510 gene encoding putative cysteine-rich receptor-like protein kinase 39 isoform X3 — translation MGKFPGLTIILASSLLFFLQTLEVVNGAKCYGSLASNSSYAQNRRDLFSTLTNKVLTNGGFYNASLGQYPNRVYALGLCARGFKPKACLSCLQGLTLETQKDCPNIMDSFIWGSDDEDRVSCLVRSSNHSFGNLELSPPVTGISPDHIEPSINMTLFMQQWEYTVNNTLVAATKANTSSVHKYYSAVKAEFTAFPNVYMLTQCTPDITSQDCKQCLVACLKYFREQFRGRTGGMVSLPSCFFRWDLFSFHGVFDNVTRFSALPRPQLQEKGSSIPNKKGRSMHWGIITIIVVFTFFNLVVFIGFYKVKSWTRKLNNGTNVGCAEYSDSDGQLMLRFNLDMILLATADFLPENKLGQGGFGTVYKGTLLNGKEIAVKRLARGSEGDIEFRNEVLLLTRLQHKNLVKLLGFCNEGDEEILVYEFVSHSSLDRFIFDEEKRSLLTWEVRFKIIEGIARGLVYLHEDSQLKIIHRDLKTSNILLDAEMNPKVADFGTARLFETDETQAETKRIAGTRGYMAPEYLNHGQISAKSDVFSFGVVLLEMISGQRNNSFEGEGIALFAWKRWAEGRPEVIIDPLLVKNSSVEIIKLIQTGLLCVQENATNRPTMSSVMVWLGSETITIPLPKAPAFTESHSQSEEGAMSMSNVFTELSSR, via the exons atggGAAAATTCCCAGGTTTGACGATCATCCtcgcttcttctcttctctttttccttcaaaCCCTCGAAGTTGTTAATGGCGCCAAGTGTTACGGAAGCTTAGCCAGCAACAGCAGCTACGCTCAGAATCGCCGCGATCTCTTCTCTACTCTTACTAATAAAGTCCTCACTAACGGCGGATTCTACAACGCTTCACTCGGCCAATATCCCAACAGAGTCTATGCTCTTGGCCTCTGCGCAAGAGGCTTCAAGCCAAAAGCTTGTCTCAGTTGTCTCCAAGGATTGACCCTGGAAACACAAAAGGATTGTCCAAACATCATGGACTCGTTCATTTGGGGCAGTGACGATGAAGACCGTGTTTCTTGTCTTGTTCGTTCGTCAAACCACTCTTTTGGGAACCTCGAGCTTAGTCCTCCTGTTACAGGGATAAGTCCAGATCATATCGAGCCATCTATAAACATGACCCTTTTCATGCAACAGTGGGAGTACACGGTTAATAACACCCTCGTGGCTGCCACAAAAGCTAACACTTCCTCTGTACATAAGTACTACAGTGCCGTAAAAGCCGAGTTCACAGCGTTTCCGAATGTTTACATGCTGACGCAATGCACGCCAGACATAACTTCCCAAGATTGCAAGCAATGTTTGGTAGCTTGTCTTAAATACTTTAGAGAACAGTTTCGGGGCAGAACAGGGGGCATGGTTAGTCTTCCGAGCTGTTTTTTCAGGTGGGATCTATTTTCTTTCCATGGTGTTTTTGATAATGTTACGAGATTTTCTGCACTTCCTAGACCTCAGCTTCAGGAAAAGGGGAGCTCTATACCAAATAAGAAAG GAAGAAGCATGCACTGGGGAATTATCACGATAATTGTGGTTTTTACTTTCTTTAATCTTGTGGTATTTATTGGTTTCTACAAAGTAAAGTCTTGGACGAGAAAATTAAACAACGGAACAAATG TTGGTTGTGCAGAATACTCTGATTCAGATGGTCAACTTATGTTACGGTTCAATCTTGATATGATCTTATTGGCAACGGCTGACTTTTTGCCTGAAAATAAGCTTGGGCAAGGTGGATTTGGAACTGTCTATAAG GGGACACTACTTAACGGGAAAGAGATAGCGGTGAAGAGATTAGCCAGAGGTTCAGAAGGAGATATAGAGTTTAGAAATGAGGTTTTACTCCTGACAAGACTCCAGCATAAGAATCTGGTTAAGCTGCTTGGTTTCTGTAatgaaggagatgaagagattCTTGTCTACGAGTTTGTCTCCCACTCAAGTCTTGACCGCTTTATCTTTG ATGAGGAAAAGCGTTCACTTCTTACGTGGGAAGTGaggtttaaaattatagaaggCATTGCTCGAGGTCTTGTTTATCTCCATGAAGATTCTCAGCTGAAGATTATTCACCGAGACTTGAAGACAAGCAACATCCTTTTAGATGCAGAGATGAATCCAAAAGTTGCAGATTTTGGGACAGCGAGGCTGTTTGAAACCGATGAAACTCAAGCTGAAACAAAACGAATAGCTGGAACTCG TGGATATATGGCTCCTGAATACCTGAATCATGGGCAAATATCAGCTAAATCTGATGTATTTAGCTTCGGTGTTGTGCTTCTAGAGATGATAAGTGGTCAAAGAAATAATAGCTTTGAAGGAGAAGGAATTGCacttttt GCATGGAAGAGATGGGCTGAAGGAAGGCCTGAGGTTATAATTGATCCTTTATTGGTGAAAAATTCTAGTGTCGAGATCATTAAGCTGATCCAGACTGGTTTGTTGTGTGTTCAAGAGAACGCAACAAATAGACCAACAATGAGCTCTGTAATGGTTTGGCTTGGCAGTGAGACCATCACCATTCCCTTGCCTAAGGCTCCTGCTTTCACAGAGAGTCATTCTCAATCTGAAGAAGGTGCAATGTCCATGAGCAATGTCTTCACAGAATTGAGTTCTCGTTGA
- the LOC106379510 gene encoding putative cysteine-rich receptor-like protein kinase 39 isoform X1: MGKFPGLTIILASSLLFFLQTLEVVNGAKCYGSLASNSSYAQNRRDLFSTLTNKVLTNGGFYNASLGQYPNRVYALGLCARGFKPKACLSCLQGLTLETQKDCPNIMDSFIWGSDDEDRVSCLVRSSNHSFGNLELSPPVTGISPDHIEPSINMTLFMQQWEYTVNNTLVAATKANTSSVHKYYSAVKAEFTAFPNVYMLTQCTPDITSQDCKQCLVACLKYFREQFRGRTGGMVSLPSCFFRWDLFSFHGVFDNVTRFSALPRPQLQEKGSSIPNKKGRSMHWGIITIIVVFTFFNLVVFIGFYKVKSWTRKLNNGTNVGCAEYSDSDGQLMLRFNLDMILLATADFLPENKLGQGGFGTVYKGTLLNGKEIAVKRLARGSEGDIEFRNEVLLLTRLQHKNLVKLLGFCNEGDEEILVYEFVSHSSLDRFIFDEEKRSLLTWEVRFKIIEGIARGLVYLHEDSQLKIIHRDLKTSNILLDAEMNPKVADFGTARLFETDETQAETKRIAGTRGYMAPEYLNHGQISAKSDVFSFGVVLLEMISGQRNNSFEGEGIALFVSFFHITIFMYLQTYVESKHITFLLVQAWKRWAEGRPEVIIDPLLVKNSSVEIIKLIQTGLLCVQENATNRPTMSSVMVWLGSETITIPLPKAPAFTESHSQSEEGAMSMSNVFTELSSR; encoded by the exons atggGAAAATTCCCAGGTTTGACGATCATCCtcgcttcttctcttctctttttccttcaaaCCCTCGAAGTTGTTAATGGCGCCAAGTGTTACGGAAGCTTAGCCAGCAACAGCAGCTACGCTCAGAATCGCCGCGATCTCTTCTCTACTCTTACTAATAAAGTCCTCACTAACGGCGGATTCTACAACGCTTCACTCGGCCAATATCCCAACAGAGTCTATGCTCTTGGCCTCTGCGCAAGAGGCTTCAAGCCAAAAGCTTGTCTCAGTTGTCTCCAAGGATTGACCCTGGAAACACAAAAGGATTGTCCAAACATCATGGACTCGTTCATTTGGGGCAGTGACGATGAAGACCGTGTTTCTTGTCTTGTTCGTTCGTCAAACCACTCTTTTGGGAACCTCGAGCTTAGTCCTCCTGTTACAGGGATAAGTCCAGATCATATCGAGCCATCTATAAACATGACCCTTTTCATGCAACAGTGGGAGTACACGGTTAATAACACCCTCGTGGCTGCCACAAAAGCTAACACTTCCTCTGTACATAAGTACTACAGTGCCGTAAAAGCCGAGTTCACAGCGTTTCCGAATGTTTACATGCTGACGCAATGCACGCCAGACATAACTTCCCAAGATTGCAAGCAATGTTTGGTAGCTTGTCTTAAATACTTTAGAGAACAGTTTCGGGGCAGAACAGGGGGCATGGTTAGTCTTCCGAGCTGTTTTTTCAGGTGGGATCTATTTTCTTTCCATGGTGTTTTTGATAATGTTACGAGATTTTCTGCACTTCCTAGACCTCAGCTTCAGGAAAAGGGGAGCTCTATACCAAATAAGAAAG GAAGAAGCATGCACTGGGGAATTATCACGATAATTGTGGTTTTTACTTTCTTTAATCTTGTGGTATTTATTGGTTTCTACAAAGTAAAGTCTTGGACGAGAAAATTAAACAACGGAACAAATG TTGGTTGTGCAGAATACTCTGATTCAGATGGTCAACTTATGTTACGGTTCAATCTTGATATGATCTTATTGGCAACGGCTGACTTTTTGCCTGAAAATAAGCTTGGGCAAGGTGGATTTGGAACTGTCTATAAG GGGACACTACTTAACGGGAAAGAGATAGCGGTGAAGAGATTAGCCAGAGGTTCAGAAGGAGATATAGAGTTTAGAAATGAGGTTTTACTCCTGACAAGACTCCAGCATAAGAATCTGGTTAAGCTGCTTGGTTTCTGTAatgaaggagatgaagagattCTTGTCTACGAGTTTGTCTCCCACTCAAGTCTTGACCGCTTTATCTTTG ATGAGGAAAAGCGTTCACTTCTTACGTGGGAAGTGaggtttaaaattatagaaggCATTGCTCGAGGTCTTGTTTATCTCCATGAAGATTCTCAGCTGAAGATTATTCACCGAGACTTGAAGACAAGCAACATCCTTTTAGATGCAGAGATGAATCCAAAAGTTGCAGATTTTGGGACAGCGAGGCTGTTTGAAACCGATGAAACTCAAGCTGAAACAAAACGAATAGCTGGAACTCG TGGATATATGGCTCCTGAATACCTGAATCATGGGCAAATATCAGCTAAATCTGATGTATTTAGCTTCGGTGTTGTGCTTCTAGAGATGATAAGTGGTCAAAGAAATAATAGCTTTGAAGGAGAAGGAATTGCactttttgtaagtttttttcaCATAACAATCTTCATGTATCTTCAAACCTATGTAGAAAGTAAGCATATAACTTTTCTTTTGGTTCAGGCATGGAAGAGATGGGCTGAAGGAAGGCCTGAGGTTATAATTGATCCTTTATTGGTGAAAAATTCTAGTGTCGAGATCATTAAGCTGATCCAGACTGGTTTGTTGTGTGTTCAAGAGAACGCAACAAATAGACCAACAATGAGCTCTGTAATGGTTTGGCTTGGCAGTGAGACCATCACCATTCCCTTGCCTAAGGCTCCTGCTTTCACAGAGAGTCATTCTCAATCTGAAGAAGGTGCAATGTCCATGAGCAATGTCTTCACAGAATTGAGTTCTCGTTGA